The proteins below come from a single Dinghuibacter silviterrae genomic window:
- a CDS encoding TAT-variant-translocated molybdopterin oxidoreductase, translating to MQKKEHWQSFGQKTGSEAFNQLAKDEFQESLPFAGPEDEGLLDGKTPRRDFLKYLGFSTAAAALAASCEMPVRKSIPFLNKPEDIVPGVANYYATTYVQDGDIVPVLAKVRDGRPIKVEGNEQSSVTKGATTARVQASVLSLYDVNRLRSPRQGKDNEPTFEAVDKKIAQALADNGSKPIVLLTSTIASPTIKTAIDDFTKKYPSARQVTVDAVSYSGLLLAAEATYGKRVIPSYHFEKAKVVVSIDADFLGTWLSPVEFTRQYADGRRLTDAHTDMSRHFQFEGTFSMTGANADERYTFKPSETGAVVLALYQALGGAVSAPAIQDARLKDGIAQAAKELKAAGGNALVVAGSNDKNVQIVVNAINELIGAPGKTIDWANPVNYRAGIDADMVKLVDDMNAGSIGALFIYGPNPAYNYYQADKFISGLSKVPLTVSFSQILDETAVLCQYVLPTHHYLESWGDTEAKTGYISFLQPTIAPLFKTRAFATSLLKWSGNDADYETYFKNYWVARLGTIEAFDKALQDGVLEPAQEPAMAGGSFVSGSVSAALSALGQTKAGGPVEVVLYQKVSIGDGALANNPWLQEMPDPVTKITWDNYAILSPKLAATMGITPGDHYEVEINKPTVDVKVGDKTYRLAAIIIPGVHPNVIAVALGYGRDPKIGRAGGGVGQNAYASVGYDGTTFSYAATNASVSAGGDTYKIAQTQLHNVYEGRTSVIKEATLSTFTKSPEVFQQLDKELEEDYNGDFREQGSLYHDFDVYDRPGMAWGMSVDLSACIGCGACVVACNAENNVPVVGKIQVAKAHEMHWIRIDRYFSGDMENPDVVFQPMMCQHCDNAPCENVCPVNATNHSTEGMNQMAYNRCIGTRYCANNCPFKVRRFNWYDWLGSDSFPDNQQPLVDEGWIDPILTDMNDPLSRMVLNPDVTVRGRGVMEKCSFCVQRLQEGKLNAKKESRPVRDGEIKTACMQACPTHAIVFGNVNDKSSQIYNLRKKENKNRVYYALEELHVLPNVNYLAKVRNTDREVGMTMEKEA from the coding sequence ATGCAAAAGAAAGAGCACTGGCAAAGTTTTGGACAGAAAACCGGTTCTGAAGCTTTCAATCAACTGGCAAAGGATGAGTTTCAAGAAAGTTTGCCGTTTGCAGGACCCGAAGACGAGGGACTGCTGGACGGCAAAACGCCCCGCAGGGACTTCTTGAAATACTTAGGTTTCAGCACCGCGGCTGCGGCGCTGGCGGCCAGTTGCGAGATGCCCGTCCGCAAGTCCATTCCCTTCCTGAACAAGCCTGAAGATATCGTCCCCGGAGTAGCCAACTACTACGCCACCACCTACGTACAGGACGGCGACATCGTCCCGGTGCTGGCAAAGGTCCGCGACGGCCGCCCCATCAAGGTCGAAGGGAACGAACAGTCTTCGGTCACCAAAGGGGCCACCACCGCCCGTGTTCAGGCGTCGGTGCTCAGCCTCTATGACGTCAACCGCCTCCGGTCACCCCGTCAGGGTAAGGACAACGAGCCTACGTTTGAAGCCGTCGACAAAAAGATCGCTCAGGCGCTGGCCGACAACGGGAGCAAGCCCATCGTCCTGTTGACCAGCACGATTGCTTCCCCGACCATAAAAACAGCCATCGACGACTTTACCAAAAAATATCCTTCCGCCCGCCAGGTAACGGTGGACGCCGTTTCCTACAGCGGTCTGCTGCTCGCTGCAGAGGCTACTTACGGCAAGCGTGTGATTCCTTCTTACCACTTTGAAAAGGCCAAGGTCGTCGTCTCCATCGATGCCGACTTTTTAGGTACCTGGCTGAGCCCGGTGGAATTTACCCGCCAGTATGCGGATGGCCGCCGGCTGACGGATGCCCACACGGACATGAGCCGTCACTTCCAGTTCGAAGGGACTTTCTCCATGACCGGGGCCAACGCGGACGAGCGTTATACCTTCAAACCCTCCGAAACCGGTGCGGTGGTGCTCGCGCTCTACCAGGCGCTGGGCGGTGCCGTTAGCGCTCCCGCGATACAGGACGCCCGTTTGAAAGACGGGATCGCCCAGGCTGCGAAAGAACTGAAGGCCGCCGGCGGGAACGCCCTTGTCGTTGCCGGTAGCAACGACAAGAATGTACAGATCGTCGTCAACGCCATCAACGAACTCATCGGCGCACCGGGCAAGACCATCGACTGGGCTAACCCCGTCAACTACCGCGCGGGTATCGACGCCGACATGGTAAAGCTGGTCGACGATATGAATGCCGGGAGCATCGGGGCGCTTTTTATCTACGGCCCGAACCCCGCCTATAATTATTACCAGGCCGACAAGTTCATCTCCGGTCTGAGCAAGGTACCCCTGACGGTATCCTTTAGCCAGATCCTCGATGAAACGGCTGTCCTTTGCCAATATGTGCTCCCCACCCACCACTACCTGGAAAGCTGGGGGGACACCGAAGCCAAAACAGGGTACATTTCTTTCCTCCAACCGACGATCGCCCCCTTATTCAAGACCCGTGCTTTCGCCACCTCCCTGCTGAAGTGGAGCGGCAACGACGCGGATTATGAAACGTATTTCAAGAATTATTGGGTAGCCAGGCTGGGCACGATCGAAGCCTTTGACAAGGCGCTTCAGGACGGTGTGCTGGAACCTGCACAGGAACCCGCCATGGCTGGTGGTTCGTTTGTCAGCGGTTCCGTTAGTGCCGCGCTCTCAGCCCTGGGTCAGACAAAAGCCGGCGGCCCTGTCGAAGTCGTCCTTTACCAAAAGGTATCGATTGGTGACGGCGCCCTGGCGAACAACCCCTGGCTCCAGGAAATGCCCGACCCGGTGACAAAGATCACCTGGGACAACTACGCCATCCTTTCTCCCAAACTCGCCGCCACCATGGGGATCACCCCCGGTGACCACTACGAAGTGGAGATCAACAAACCCACCGTCGACGTAAAGGTGGGGGATAAAACCTACAGGCTCGCCGCCATCATCATCCCCGGGGTACACCCGAATGTGATCGCGGTTGCCCTAGGGTATGGACGGGATCCCAAGATCGGCCGGGCCGGTGGCGGGGTCGGTCAGAACGCCTACGCTTCCGTGGGCTATGACGGGACAACCTTCTCTTATGCGGCGACGAACGCGTCCGTGTCCGCAGGGGGCGATACCTACAAGATTGCACAGACCCAACTCCATAATGTATATGAAGGCAGGACGTCCGTCATCAAGGAAGCTACCCTGTCTACCTTTACCAAATCCCCCGAAGTCTTCCAACAGCTCGACAAAGAACTGGAAGAGGACTATAACGGCGACTTCCGTGAGCAGGGTTCGCTCTATCATGACTTCGACGTCTACGACCGCCCCGGTATGGCCTGGGGAATGAGCGTGGACCTGAGCGCTTGTATCGGTTGCGGCGCCTGTGTGGTGGCCTGTAACGCGGAGAACAACGTACCCGTGGTCGGCAAGATCCAGGTCGCGAAGGCGCACGAAATGCACTGGATTCGTATTGACCGTTACTTCAGCGGGGATATGGAAAACCCGGATGTGGTCTTCCAGCCGATGATGTGCCAGCACTGCGACAACGCCCCTTGCGAAAACGTCTGCCCGGTAAACGCCACGAACCACTCCACCGAAGGGATGAACCAAATGGCCTACAACCGTTGTATCGGTACGCGGTATTGCGCCAACAACTGCCCCTTCAAGGTTCGCCGCTTTAACTGGTATGACTGGCTGGGTTCCGACAGCTTCCCCGACAACCAGCAACCCCTGGTGGACGAAGGCTGGATCGACCCGATCCTTACGGATATGAACGACCCGCTGAGCCGGATGGTGTTGAACCCCGACGTCACGGTCCGCGGCCGCGGTGTGATGGAGAAGTGCTCCTTCTGCGTACAACGTCTCCAGGAAGGCAAGCTGAATGCGAAAAAGGAAAGCCGCCCGGTGCGCGACGGCGAAATCAAGACCGCCTGTATGCAGGCCTGCCCCACCCACGCCATCGTATTCGGGAACGTCAACGACAAGTCCAGCCAGATCTATAATCTTCGTAAGAAAGAGAACAAGAACCGGGTGTACTATGCGCTGGAAGAACTGCACGTATTACCCAACGTCAACTACCTGGCCAAGGTGCGCAATACGGATCGCGAGGTGGGTATGACCATGGAAAAAGAAGCATAA
- a CDS encoding c-type cytochrome, with product MVGNVHAQDASKGKTLFQSNCTSCHAINKVVTGPALAHVEDRWPDKKELHAWIRNNAQVLASGYPYAVALKDQYKVAMNVFSDFTDKDVDDILAYIRGEQDKPVSTPGGGGTTTTTTTGEGGSNNSLLFGIMTLVLAVIALILLQVNSNLRKLSDDKEGIRRGEPVPFYRNKAYIALVVVVLFMIGGYYLVQGAIGLGRQQGYQPEQPIFYSHKVHAGVNQISCLYCHSFATTGKHANIPSVNVCMNCHMNISEYSGTAGQLYREDGTEVNGTAEIQKLYSYAGWDPKTRAYTGKGHPIEWIRIHNLPDHVFFSHAQHTNAGKVQCQTCHGEIQKMDEVHQFAPLSMGWCINCHRTTKVQFADNGFYSIYEKFHNDIRDHKIDSVTVQMIGGTECQKCHY from the coding sequence TTGGTCGGCAATGTCCACGCCCAGGATGCCTCCAAGGGAAAGACATTGTTCCAATCCAACTGTACTTCCTGCCACGCCATCAATAAGGTGGTAACAGGGCCCGCCCTGGCGCACGTAGAAGACCGTTGGCCGGACAAAAAGGAATTGCATGCGTGGATTAGGAACAACGCCCAGGTTTTGGCCAGCGGTTATCCTTATGCCGTTGCCCTAAAAGATCAGTATAAAGTCGCGATGAACGTCTTTTCCGATTTTACGGACAAGGACGTCGACGATATCCTGGCGTATATCCGGGGCGAGCAGGACAAGCCGGTATCGACCCCAGGCGGAGGCGGTACAACGACGACCACGACGACCGGTGAGGGCGGCAGCAACAATTCCCTGCTGTTCGGCATCATGACCCTGGTCCTCGCGGTGATTGCCCTGATCCTTCTCCAGGTGAACAGCAACCTCCGCAAGCTGAGCGACGACAAGGAAGGCATCCGGCGCGGGGAACCCGTTCCGTTCTATAGGAACAAGGCGTATATCGCGCTTGTCGTGGTTGTCCTCTTTATGATCGGCGGCTACTACCTGGTGCAGGGCGCGATCGGTTTGGGCCGTCAGCAGGGCTACCAACCGGAACAACCCATCTTTTACTCCCATAAAGTACACGCAGGGGTCAACCAGATCAGCTGTCTGTACTGCCATAGCTTCGCTACCACCGGCAAGCACGCCAACATCCCCTCTGTCAATGTGTGTATGAACTGCCACATGAACATCAGCGAGTACTCGGGCACCGCCGGTCAGCTGTACAGGGAAGATGGTACGGAAGTCAACGGAACGGCCGAAATCCAAAAGCTATACAGCTACGCCGGCTGGGATCCGAAGACAAGGGCTTATACGGGCAAGGGTCATCCCATCGAGTGGATCCGCATCCACAACCTGCCCGACCACGTATTCTTCAGCCACGCCCAGCACACCAACGCGGGTAAGGTACAATGCCAGACCTGCCACGGCGAAATCCAGAAAATGGATGAGGTTCACCAGTTCGCCCCCCTGAGCATGGGCTGGTGTATCAACTGTCACCGCACGACGAAGGTGCAGTTTGCCGACAACGGGTTCTACAGCATCTACGAGAAGTTCCACAACGACATCCGCGACCATAAGATCGACAGCGTTACCGTCCAGATGATCGGCGGTACCGAATGTCAGAAATGTCACTATTAA
- the purN gene encoding phosphoribosylglycinamide formyltransferase, producing MINIAIFASGSGTNAQKIIDHFRDHPRIRVSLVVCNKPGAGVLAIAAAASIDTLLIERDRFFRGDTYLPELIDHQIAWIILAGFLWKVPAPLIAAFPSHIINIHPALLPKYGGKGMYGHFVHEAVVAAGDPVSGITIHLVDEQYDHGTHLFQATCDLTPEDTPATVAAKVLALEHRYFPEVIEKTVLG from the coding sequence ATGATTAACATTGCGATTTTTGCATCCGGTTCCGGGACAAACGCCCAAAAGATTATCGACCACTTCCGGGATCATCCCCGCATCCGGGTTTCCCTGGTCGTTTGCAATAAACCGGGGGCCGGTGTCCTGGCCATCGCGGCCGCCGCCAGCATCGACACCCTACTGATCGAACGTGACCGCTTTTTCAGGGGTGACACTTATCTTCCCGAACTCATTGACCATCAAATAGCTTGGATTATCCTGGCGGGCTTTTTATGGAAAGTACCCGCCCCCCTGATCGCTGCCTTTCCTTCCCACATCATCAATATCCACCCCGCCCTTCTGCCCAAATACGGCGGCAAGGGCATGTACGGTCACTTCGTCCACGAAGCCGTGGTCGCCGCCGGTGACCCCGTCAGCGGGATCACCATCCACCTGGTCGACGAACAATACGACCATGGCACCCATCTTTTCCAGGCTACCTGCGACCTTACGCCCGAGGATACACCTGCTACCGTGGCGGCTAAGGTGTTGGCGTTGGAGCACCGGTATTTTCCGGAGGTGATAGAGAAGACGGTCCTCGGATAG